The genomic window CACCCCCGGATACTGCTCAAAGTCATGCCCGATGGCTGCTATCAGTTTTTCTTTGTCCCCATGAAACTGCGGACGCCACGCATCGGTAGGTTTCAGACTGGCGAGAAATTCAATATTGTTAAAGGTGCTTACGTCTGTTCCATCATCGGGGCGGCCCATCTGAGAAACCACCTGGGTCACTTCAGGATAAGAACGCAGCGTGGCCCGGATCTTGTCAGCCAGCTTTTCTGACTGCTGAAAGGAGATGTCCTGTTGCAGCGTGGCGCGGATCCACAGATTGCCTTCTTCCAGAGCGGGCATAAACTCACCGCCGACAAATTTGAAGAGAACAACGGCTGCAAGCAGTGATCCCAGAGCGACCATCCAGGCTGTCCTGCTGAATTTCAGAGCACGCCTCAGACCATGGTCATAATGCCGACGGAAGAACCCGCTGAGCCATGTTTCCTCCTTGGCATCGATTCTGGCCTCTTTCGGGACTGCAAAGGACCCGAGCACTGGGGCAAACACCAGTGCAAAAATCAGTGCTCCTGTCAGTGCAAAACCGTAGGTAACAGACATCGGGGCGAAGATCTTGCCGGGAACGCCCTGCATGGTAAAGAGCGGAATAAACGCAACAAGGATGATGAGCGTGGCAAAGAGGACCGGCTTGGCCGCATCCTCCACACCTTCCATGATGAGTTCGCCTGCTTCTTCTCCCGGTACCCGGCGTGAAATCTTGCGATAGACGCTCTCCAGCACGACGATCGATGCGTCGACCAGAATGCCGAAGTCAATGGCGCCAATCGAGATCAGGTTTGCCGAGTGGTCGGTGAGCACCATCATGGCGAAAGAAAAGAGCACCGCAAAGGGGATGGTGATGGCGGCAATCGCCGTGATGCGAAGGTCCCCCAGCATACTCAGGAGCACCAGGGTCACCAAAATCAATCCCGTGATGATGACGTGACGGACGGTCCTGGTTGTCGTGTTGATGAGGTTCGTTCGGTCGTAGATGGTCTGGATCTTCATGCCCGGAGGCAGAAGGTTCCCCGTATTCAGCTCCTTGATCTTTTCCCGCAGCCCGGCCAATGCTGGAAGGGACTTTTCCCCTTTCTGGAGAAGAACAATGCCTTCTACGATGTCCGGCTGTTCGTCAAAGCCAACCTTGCCGAGGCGGGGCTGGTGCCCCTCCTCCACATTGGCAACATCTTTTAACAGGACGGGCACTCCGTTTCGTTCGGCGATGACGATGTTCTCCATATCGGCAATGGAGTGCAGCAGTCCTATGCCGCGCACGTTGACGCTCTGGCTGCCTAGGGTGAGGTAATTGCCGCCGGCATTCGCATTGCTGTTCTGGATGGCGTTGAGGACCTGGGTCATCGTCACGCCGTAAGCCAGCAGTTTGTTCGGGTCGACTTCCGCCTGGTATTGGCGAGTCGTGCCGCCAAACGTGGCCACGTCAATGATGCCCGGCACCTGCTTGATTTCGCGCACCACAAACCAGTCCTGTACGGCCTTTAGCTCATTGAGCGTATAACCAGGGCCTGTAAGCTGATAGCGATAAATCTCGCCAATGGGCGACTCGGGTGAAAGCTGGGGCTGCAGGTTGTTCGGCAGGTTTACAGATTGCAGCCGGTTTAGCGCCTCCTGGCGGTCTGTAAAGTAATCGCTGTCAAAGGTGAAATAGAGTTTTACATCGCTCAGGCCGAAAATGCTGATGGAGCGTATCTGTTCAAGATGCGGCGTGCCATTCAGTCCTGCTTCAATAGGAATGGTGACCTGCTGCTCCATTTCTTCCGCAGACCAAGACGGGTTCTGCGTAATAAACTCGACCATGGGCGGCGAAGGGTCCGGGTAGGCCTCAATATCGAGATGCAGAAACGCGATCGTTCCACCTGCCAGCGAGGTAATGAAGACGATAAGGACGATGTTGCGGTAACGCAGTAGAGTCCGGATAAGCCCCTGCATCTTATTGCACTCCCGCTTCGCGCAGAAGTTCTGCGCCTGTGCTTACCACCATTTCGCCGTCTTGCAGGCCATGGGTTACTTCCACATCGTTCTGGTGCGTCTCGCCCAGTTCCACATCGCGCCGGGCATACTTGTGGTCTGGCGTGGCCACAAAGACATAGTTCTTTACCCCATCACGGATGACCGCCGTTGAGGGGACTACGATGGCTTCGCGTTTCAGGTTAGCAACGGAAATCGTTGCATACATCTGCGGTTTGTATTTGTGCCCCGGATTGGACAGCACGACCCGTACCTTCAAGGTAAGAGTTGTGGGGTCTACTGAATCGGAAATGTTGTCAATCACTCCGGTGCGCACCTCTCCCGGATATCCATTGACGCGCACTTCCACAGGCTGGCCACGGCGCACCGCATCCACGTCGCGCGGATAAAGATCGCCGACCACCCAGATCGAATCAATGTTGGCAATGGTTGCGATGGCCGTGGCATTGTCCAGCGAACGCTGCATCTCTCCCGGAGCAGTGTCCACATCCAGCACAACGCCGCTGATCGGCGAGCGCAGCGGAAGGTCTGACGAGGTGTCATTTTCTGAAAAGCCAAGGTTATGCAGGGCTTGCCGTGTGCGCTCCAGCTCAGCATGGTCGGCATCATCCAGCGCCTTCATATCGTCATAGTCCTTCTGTGCCAGCACTTCGTGTTGGAGCAGCTCTTTGGCCCGTTGCAATTGCAGGTCGGCCCGGGCAGCTTCAATCCTGGCCTTTTCATAGTCGGAGCGCGCCTGCGCTGCGTCGCTGCTCTGGATGGTTCCGATTGGCTGACCTTTGCTGACTTCCTGCCCGGGCAGTACTT from Pseudacidobacterium ailaaui includes these protein-coding regions:
- a CDS encoding CusA/CzcA family heavy metal efflux RND transporter, giving the protein MQGLIRTLLRYRNIVLIVFITSLAGGTIAFLHLDIEAYPDPSPPMVEFITQNPSWSAEEMEQQVTIPIEAGLNGTPHLEQIRSISIFGLSDVKLYFTFDSDYFTDRQEALNRLQSVNLPNNLQPQLSPESPIGEIYRYQLTGPGYTLNELKAVQDWFVVREIKQVPGIIDVATFGGTTRQYQAEVDPNKLLAYGVTMTQVLNAIQNSNANAGGNYLTLGSQSVNVRGIGLLHSIADMENIVIAERNGVPVLLKDVANVEEGHQPRLGKVGFDEQPDIVEGIVLLQKGEKSLPALAGLREKIKELNTGNLLPPGMKIQTIYDRTNLINTTTRTVRHVIITGLILVTLVLLSMLGDLRITAIAAITIPFAVLFSFAMMVLTDHSANLISIGAIDFGILVDASIVVLESVYRKISRRVPGEEAGELIMEGVEDAAKPVLFATLIILVAFIPLFTMQGVPGKIFAPMSVTYGFALTGALIFALVFAPVLGSFAVPKEARIDAKEETWLSGFFRRHYDHGLRRALKFSRTAWMVALGSLLAAVVLFKFVGGEFMPALEEGNLWIRATLQQDISFQQSEKLADKIRATLRSYPEVTQVVSQMGRPDDGTDVSTFNNIEFLASLKPTDAWRPQFHGDKEKLIAAIGHDFEQYPGVDFNFSQNIQDNVEEAMSGVKGENSLKLFGNDFDELTRLANQIEDVMSHVQGVTDIGVFKVTGQPSLMVSIDRSKAARYGLQAQDVNNVVQAAVGGAPVTQIIDGDRRFDFAVRYSPQFRDTPEAISKILLPTPDGSQVQLGMIADVSIRNGAFMIYHEGGRRYIPIKFSVRGRDLASTMQDLKQQLADKVKLPSGYNYTWAGEFDSLQKEQRRLAYIIPVSLGVILVLLYIQFRTWRDAFIVVATLPFAAIGGILALFLTRTSFSISAAVGFTSLTGVATLGAVVFLSGIRRAQREEGFDHGLEKGCLDEMRPVVMACMAAGLGLLPAAVSNGIGAQAQQPLARVVVGGMLTTVFAILFVMPLLVRKFSSREEFAQRTEK
- a CDS encoding efflux RND transporter periplasmic adaptor subunit; translated protein: MKKNICFLLFCSLSLAGCRHPDEAQGPAPAPSKDVVNTVTVHMEQVTDRLDLPARLMANPTNVVHVYPPVSGRILSLKVLPGQEVSKGQPIGTIQSSDAAQARSDYEKARIEAARADLQLQRAKELLQHEVLAQKDYDDMKALDDADHAELERTRQALHNLGFSENDTSSDLPLRSPISGVVLDVDTAPGEMQRSLDNATAIATIANIDSIWVVGDLYPRDVDAVRRGQPVEVRVNGYPGEVRTGVIDNISDSVDPTTLTLKVRVVLSNPGHKYKPQMYATISVANLKREAIVVPSTAVIRDGVKNYVFVATPDHKYARRDVELGETHQNDVEVTHGLQDGEMVVSTGAELLREAGVQ